The sequence below is a genomic window from Montipora capricornis isolate CH-2021 chromosome 14, ASM3666992v2, whole genome shotgun sequence.
agctgctcTTCAGCGTTACAACCGCGAGAACAGACGCCGTGATGcgactgacacaaaatattaaaccatgcgcctcctttcataatactctgcacccccccccccccccaaatagggactttggattattaactgctacccctgtttattgtgatgtcacaatacacaaactctcagaaactccctttgggatttttctcgatttgcgtcatcctaaccatttcgtacttgcgggcgcaaacaatagaaacgtcatcattacctaccgattcctcgcggcccctgttcgagcaaatcgagattttttctagtatactgactgcatatttgaactgtAAGTACTGTCCTTAATTTACGCGCGAGCTactagggtgcctcctcgggatttcgcctctgggcgaaatccctgcgggggcaacTACTTTATTTTACTGTCACTTTTcaggaaattaaaaaagcatTTAACTCAATAAACCATAGCATTCTATCTAAACAATTGTAAGAACTTTGATATCATGGGCATGGAGCTGAAGAGGTTCGAATCGTATTTGACAATACTGAactgatttgagtgtaatgtgaagtgctaggtttctaccccatatgaaccatgtaagcgttagccctactaatggaaatgggcccactcaaggacagagaaaaactctgaccagagtgggGATTGAACCCACTACCTTCTGGTttgatcaccgctgctctaccgactgagctacaaatgaaacaaatgttgaagccaaTTGTCCGGGCTTTTACTTTTGTTTAGTTTGAATTTTTCCAGCCTGCTGGTTCGGCGCTCCAGTAACGCAAGACAACAACGACCTCTTCTTTCCTTCTCCGACTTCTCTCCATCCACACTCTCAGCAATGTTTCGCTATAGTTCTTATCACCAAAATTATGTCAGAGCTAATGCATGTCAAGTATCCTTTTGGGCGGACGATTCAAAATACCATTTCTAAGGCAAACGAACCGAACGACTAAGACTTGCAAAAAACGTCAATTTTAATCGAAAAATCTCAAATTTTGGAATTTTAAGTTTTAAAGGGTAAACTTTAAAGTCCTTttatgaccaaaaatcaattattatttttttctttggatttcaagaccatgttaactaaacactaacacTATAGGTATACATTAGAAGAAATTGTTCCGGATTCGTGACGAATTCGGAACGTTTTAGTACTGGATTGGTTTTGCCGTTTACACTCAAGAGGACGAGTCCGAAAGAAAAACTTCCCGGTCTGGTCTCTGGAGATTTTGAATCCGGAATTTAAAGTAGGAGCTTTGAATCCGAAAACTTTTGAATCCGGAGAGTTTTGTCGTGTAAACGATTTTCTGTCGAATCCGCATATTTTTCCGCCTGCGATCTTTTGAGTTTGGGGTAAAACTAAAATGGAGGATCTCGCTTTAACATTGCTGGCGGTCTCCGGTTGCCTACTCTTGTTGCAGGTTCAAGCGATAAATTTATATGTACCGCAATATTTCTGAGGAAACGCAGATTATTGTCCCAAGGACGTTTAACAACTTCTTCATCTGTCCAACTCAAATTTGCCTCAGCGCCATCTGGATCGACTTTAACCTTTTTTGGCGGCATTTTCAATTTGTCGAACGACGGAACAACACTGAGCTTGGTAATCATTCCATCACGAATGTTCCCGGAGTTGTCGTTGTGTGTAAACGGTCAGGAATCCGAATATCCTTTCTGTGGAAACGCATACTAATCCTAATACTCTAAAATTGATGAATTTGGAAACATTTAAGAATCCGGAAAAATCTCCTCTATTGTAAAGTCTAATTGACctacgttttaagccttgatttcaaagacacctgtttattttaactggaattttcataTTTAATGATCCGTCATTACTGACTTTAGGATcatgagagagctggatcgaggaaaaaATGACGTTAAAGGTTTCTTAGTTTTAGagtgcaatgcgtgtgtacgtggctaaattaatatgcagcactggaATTACGGGCTTTCAGAAttttaaactcatgttttgcatatataaaatAAGGTACCTTTACACGCTGAAATCTTAAACGTATTGAGTAATAAAGTCCCTttttcctagatccaaccctctgcgGTCCAATCTGTCAGTTTtcaacgtgagtaatggcggaccgatGTAAAcatcctttggataaaaatcaaagctcaaaattttgccattcaGGAGTTACGCAAACACACTATCAAAATCTggaaaaaaagggaagtgacttttttttttatcaaagcaccacttaaaattaaataagcaacaaaacaatttcGCCTCGTAGGCACTTCAAACATTGAACGAGGAATGAGCCCCTAAGTAGCCTTGATTATCTTTGATTTCATGTAAACACGATGTATCAGGTTTATGGACGCGGAACTCAATGAGTCTCCCAAAACAGCACCCGAGGGAATTGTCACTTTGTCTTCTGGGATTTTTCGTAGGTGATTTTCAAGCTGTCGATTGTCATTGAATAAATCGCGACCCGTATTAAGAGGCTTTACCCCcaacttttcaaccaaaagaGCTATGTAGGCATCCTCTACAGGAAATGGTTTGTTTACTTTAGATGCATTTACCACATCTAAGAACAGGTCCCGGGACAAAACGTAAAACGGTCCTCGACAATAGGTGGGATAAAAGACTTTGTCGTAGTCTTCCTTACTGACATACCACGGATTTCCGACTTCACGCCTAACTGCTGCATTTCTTTCCACAAACCCAGCATAGATTTTAGACGGGGATCTGGAATACTTCTCCAACCACGAGGCTAGCTCTGCTGACTTAACGTAGACATCATGATCTGCTTTCGCTATGAAGAGTGGTTTAAGGTCCAACTTTGTTACCCACTCATAAGAAAGCAATACTTTTTTTATCAAACCACGATACGTCTCTGTTAAATTCACGCGCAGGATGTCTCTGTGAACCGTTGATTCCCTTTTGACGCCCTCGTCAATAGTAGAATTTCCGTCAAATGCCATCatgaaaaaatatgaaatagtAATAACGTTACCCGAATGGGACCGAGAATTCGATCTGTTAACGTTAGTCGGAAATGTCCAATATGATTGTTTTGCCCACGTTTGCCTTAAGATTTCTCTCCTTTTCACTTCGCGCGGAATTGTGTTGATGATAATTAGAAGAGTTGTGTTTTTCGGTAATTTTGGCAGAAGATTGTATACGGAATCCACTCGGTCAGGTTGCTCACTTGGTTGTAGTCTTTGTAATTCACGGTTATTTTCTGGTGAAGTCATCGCATTTGTTCTCCGCTGAGTTGATGATTGAGGCGTAATTAAGATCATGGTGACAATTAGCATAAATAGGAGAATGATAAAGGCCTTCAACGCAAAGACTTTCACCGATACCATTTGTGGTTATTTTTTCTGAATGCCTGTAGAAAATAAAACACAATTTGATTGACGTGAGCGAGGCAATACTGGCTTAACATTAGCATAGAGACTATCTTATCTAGTtaccaaaactgaaaaaagctGAATTGtgaatttgacttgatttgtttgTGTAGCTTCGTATATTAAACGGACAGCTTTAGATTGTAGACGGGAAGGAGTACCAGTACAAGTTTTGAACGTGCGAGATCTGGTAGTAGTATCTTGTTCTCGAAGATTGTAACTTTCGGAAAGTTTAACTTTTTAATGTAAACAAAGGTATTGATCCAAGAGGAAGTTTTTTTAGTGTAAAAATCTCGCTATTTTCaccaaaaataattaaattcaaTGTAAAAGCCGTTGTACCTGGTTGCAAACGTATGAAAAGACTAGCATAGGTTTAAAACACAAGTTTCGTTAACAACGAGTTTCCcgccaatctcgtccccagagtctgcttttcttttggtcagaaCCAAGAACACAGACTAAGGACAAATTCAAAGCAGgggaagtccgcaaatcacggactCCTGGCTTGTCTTCGAAATCGAAATTTGAAAGAACAGCGGTTGTCAACGTTTACaaaagggagcttacgaaacgacgacgccgactgcatcgacgacgctacaaaaaaataggtttagtgagcaaaaacaatggttctgcacgctctgcacgtgcgttttacatttttgtacatttctttgctgtcatcttctaaatgacgacgtgaaatgaccaatttcaaggttctgtggaggacgttagcacaggacaatgaattttcagttctctctctactcTTCCagcccactcataccagtttaattcttggacagttactacacattttgtacgcgaaacgacatgaaatagtttcgtagtgatatgaataacgcgaacttgtatttttaaatgaagtcctcgtagccgtcgtcgtcctcgtttcgtaagctccctaaaaaTGGACCTTAACTACGACTGCGTAGAAATTGGAAATGGCCAtgcagagtccgtgttcttggtgctaaccaaaagaaaagcggaatctggggacgagattggttTCCCGCTTGCTTGATGGTGTCATGGATTACGAATGTGCAGGTTTCGTGCTAGTAAAAGTCGTATTCAAATACATGAATCTTCGTCtatggcaagaaaaaaacatttcgttTACCTCCTTCCTACGGGATAAACTTCATTCTCGTCCGcagagtccacttttcttttggtcagcgcctaGATCACGGACTCTggcttcactggcgaaaaatgtctgcgcatgagtcgcgcgatatgccacgtgacgcgtttccgggactatcattggctctcgtgaaaaaaacactcccgagaagaacagaataatggctgccgtttgagaatcggtagcttgttggtttccgttctttttagagcgatcaaggctagttttaacgccagtttcaagtggaatgtattcttagagaacgtctatgttgtgGAAGTCGTTTAaaagtccaatccaaccagcatcctcggaaaatttgctcctggaacattttatttcgtgggaaaagagctgcgaaacaggtgagttttttgcgcaatttttaatgtggaaagtttgttgccaccgggtacaaaaagttactgtaatgtgcagaaaggaggattcctaaggtttccgttcatgtgtgaattggcttgtaccaggtggcagggaaatggcaatattgttcaacgtaaaggttatttttttctgcgttacaccttacgatcggcacctctacatgaatgatcaatgattcgatcagatatgaatttggttttgaatgtgattgtctcattgggaacgtaaccctagtatcaaatattttaaatagctgcttttaaggtcatttatattcccttttctggtgaaggtctaagttattatactttttagcagtcacaactcaacgatccttgcgttcaagtagttaccaagttatggatttgcaatcaatttgagtttaaaatcaaaatcaaaatccatgttagttaaaataatgtttggaagaacaaaagtgtaggtacagatgtatataggtatctatagattgagcttttttttgctattgttttctggaagcattaatgatgtaattttggttttaggggactgttatgtgttgttggatcaaggaaattctgttttgagtcaagtatggttgacagtggatagttgttcctgaaaaggctgaaaggaagctttattgccttggactttttttggttacaccccacatgtttgttcttttcttacacggcaaaatttattaatgtattatgtgatttggagctgcagctagaaacagtgtcccatgcataaggtctcattggggttgatggcagtaaaataattttggtaaaaaatatgtttagagtttttatcataacttctcatcttggtcctgctggacttcaaacatgctctaccattttgcacaaggaacttgtcaatcaaccgttaccttttggtgtatttgcaatatgatattTTGGATAGCAGTTgattttttcttatcccttatgtgtagatatcctatgtctgtcacatagttagttttaagcttttatttcctgtagtgtatctttattatagttagcacatgaccccacaagcatgtgttattgctttaatagtgattgtgtttgaataaaggatattgttgtcttgtcttgtagataatgcaaaacagcctcagttgtatttgcattatttctgaattttacttttaaagggcaaaccattaaaaagtgtacaaagtttgcaggagttcaggaaaaatattcaaaatattcattgatttgaagttcctgaagcaggtaaatcttgaagagtttatgcaaccatatttggaatatacggcatttctttttgggaatgttgaagtccacagaattcattttctttatgttgagaagtactgtaagaccgttgactccatggggttccccattgacgagtaaaattgtctggtgttagacagagcaaaatactctggctttagacagagtaaaataccaggtatggccggtttaggggtgaaagggttaaagtgcgatcattactttgactttcttcatttgaaccaaaacaaagtgactaatcatcacctccaccattgctatacaacggctttggcttttagaacaaagtatcaaagttgaagctggtagctcaaggagtaaactttgcaaaagaGTTAGGTTTAAAATACTTTTCtggtatttgagtattattgtagaacaaatttgcataatatcatTAAAGccattaaatcaatgagaatccaaacatgaggatgcagtttgctgtggaggggttttttgttttttaattaaacaactcttaaaggtaacagaatcttgttttctggatgtaggctaaagaaatctgaccccttaggggaaccagttctaaattgacaaatgactggcattttacaattcataagtaaaagctacttgctcgcttaccaaatttttctacagttccattcatttCTCAGATttatagccttaaatgtactgcagcaactctgccagctgtttggtctcagtatcataagcaatacccccttggggtagttttttcacttcaccaccattgtttaaccctatccagggactaaaacaaggatggaaattgattacagcttaaataaattggaccactttttttacttcttacacttactgcattcaactttaatttattcatcttttgaaatggtaggaatgcttactattatttacagcaattgctaaaaattcattgcatctaatgttgaaatattttttacatatgagtCTTAagtatgagtcaatgagtcatgagtcaatgagttagtgtagttaccctaacccataaaatgaaagctaaaattttagagagtgcttaggcctaatcactgaaatgagggcttaggcttgatcaataaattattgctatattgactgtgagtctcattgactcatgactcattgactaattgactcataaatcatgggacctctttacatatggaaaggtaacaggagttatttctgtgaagtcttatccagaaaactgcaacataggattatgtccctttcaaatgtagctttgtatgcttttgctcaatgtcCTTGAACGATTATTacggaaatatgaagttatggtttttctaaaagttaaatctaatgcaaggggattaaaattattgaagtagctgtgttgcaaccagagtccgcaaagagaggttagataatttgttgtactggaagtacttagtaggccagcgtgaaatttgtgaaaagttttggagggtggcactgaatcaccttcaacaagttttctaaactttgaaaatacctaattttatatcctcctgctgttttattgctggaagataaaattaagaattgattaagaatttttgttgtcacactaacccactacaatgtggtgaaagcatattattagctgtagtaatattttgttacagtaaaattctccctgctagtaagctggacttctgaatcaaatattgttgttttggctattcagagttaacctaatctatgtttatttctataatttggaggaaagcaaacaattggcattttgcttctaacaactgcaacaaaatataactgcaactaaaaggtttccttctagtgtacccattatgaggtgctatgacatggttattattactgctaaattcactttaaaatttatttttgaacgactgaaatacatttcttaatTTGCCCCTCGGTCTTAATACATTTTCCTCTATGGACCatttgaatggcaattttaacaacttaattttgaaaaaaaaatgctaaaatcttaacattttctgttagatgcgggaccccgcggaaacagtgtgtaactatttagttggaagagaaaccatttggaaatttagtggtatcttttttgttccacttttgaaaagataaacgcatgacttgaaatcaagatggtaatccatcagctggtaagctccacaaacgaatttccactcgaacattagcaaccgagactcgcgttgaccttgaaatttttaaagaaatttccctcgtagccctgttggcttaaaagagaatctcgctggcatagaaacgcactatgcagtcaacatTCGttcgttttactggcctgaaaaagggtcTTTTTCGTCGACGGAGATCCAATAAAATTGATATAAATAAcaccgaatggcagccatgtttgatttgaggtattgaagtcacatgacaaggcctcgaccaatcagacatttttcgccagtgaagacTCTGGCAACagccaaaaatacgcgcagtcgTGGTAATGGTATAATGTTGTAGCCGTTGACGACATTCTCGTTACCAGAGCCTCGGTTCTTTTGTCTGCACATTACCCGAGAAACACTATGTaagagaacatgcgccgtagccaaaaattggctatttgaaccttatggcgcctgctcactcctcttGCTAATGAACGCATTAATTCtagacgcttttcattgttgtttactaaaaccaatgagaagccactttgtttcagtgttccccagagctcttctctctctCAGTCATGTGCAAAAGaggagagctctggggtcgagattgccgTTGACGACCGGAAGTGCGTG
It includes:
- the LOC138031849 gene encoding uncharacterized protein, with protein sequence MTSPENNHELQRLQPSEQPDRVDSVYTLLPKLPKNITLLIIINTIPRGVKRREILRQTWAKQSYWTFPTNVNRSNSRSHSGNVITISYFFMMAFDGNSTIDEGVKRESTVHRDILRVNLTETYRGLTNKVLLSYEWVTKLDLKPLFIAKADHDVYVKSAELASWLEKYFRSPSKIYAGFVERNAAVKRQVGNPWYVSKEDYDKVFYPTYCRGPFYVLSRDLFLDVVNASKVNKPFPVEDAYIALLVEKLGVKPLNTGRDLFNDNRQLENHLRKIPEDKVTIPSVFALKAFIILLFMLIVTMILITPQSSTQRRTNAMTSPENNRELQRLQPSEQPDRVDSVYNLLPKLPKNTTLLIIINTIPREVKRREILRQTWAKQSYWTFPTNVNRSNSRSHSGNVITISYFFMMAFDGNSTIDEGVKRESTVHRDILRVNLTETYRGLIKKVLLSYEWVTKLDLKPLFIAKADHDVYVKSAELASWLEKYSRSPSKIYAGFVERNAAVRREVGNPWYVSKEDYDKVFYPTYCRGPFYVLSRDLFLDVVNASKVNKPFPVEDAYIALLVEKLGVKPLNTGRDLFNDNRQLENHLRKIPEDKVTIPSGAVLGDSLSSASINLIHRVYMKSKIIKAT